A genome region from Hymenobacter chitinivorans DSM 11115 includes the following:
- a CDS encoding PstS family phosphate ABC transporter substrate-binding protein, whose protein sequence is MSDTPTSGKLSISVDETFAPILQSQVDTFQKLYPAARITASYKPEAEAMQDLLSNKVRVAVVTRQLSAEEQAEFDRLKIVPRIARLATDGLAIVVHPSNADSLLTVAKLQDIFTGKIQQWPQVSGKKGLGDINVVFDTNHSSTTRFVQDSLTKGAPLTKRVFAAKSNPALLDYVATHPNAIGIIGVNWISDRDDASVQSFLKKVRIVGVSAKPAPQSADDYLQPYQAYLALKTYPLRRDVYLISREARAGLGTGFASFAAGNKGQLIVLKSGLVPATGQMRIIDTNKR, encoded by the coding sequence ATGTCTGACACGCCGACCAGCGGTAAGCTGAGCATCAGCGTCGACGAAACGTTTGCTCCGATTCTGCAGTCGCAGGTGGATACGTTTCAGAAACTCTACCCAGCGGCCCGGATTACGGCTTCCTACAAGCCGGAGGCGGAGGCCATGCAGGATCTGCTCAGCAACAAAGTGCGCGTGGCCGTGGTAACTCGGCAGCTCAGTGCCGAAGAGCAGGCCGAGTTTGACCGGCTGAAAATTGTACCCCGTATTGCCCGCCTCGCCACCGACGGCCTGGCCATCGTGGTACACCCCAGTAATGCCGACTCGCTGCTAACGGTGGCCAAGCTGCAGGATATCTTTACCGGCAAAATCCAGCAGTGGCCTCAGGTGAGTGGCAAGAAAGGCCTGGGCGACATCAACGTGGTGTTTGACACGAACCACTCCAGCACTACGCGCTTCGTACAGGATTCCCTGACCAAGGGCGCCCCGCTGACCAAGCGGGTTTTTGCGGCCAAATCGAACCCTGCTCTGCTTGATTACGTTGCTACTCATCCGAATGCCATTGGGATAATTGGCGTAAACTGGATCAGTGACCGGGACGATGCATCGGTACAGAGCTTTCTGAAGAAAGTGCGGATTGTGGGCGTTAGTGCCAAGCCTGCCCCGCAAAGTGCTGACGACTACTTGCAGCCCTACCAGGCCTACCTGGCGCTGAAAACCTACCCCCTGCGCCGGGATGTATACCTGATCAGCCGGGAGGCCCGTGCCGGGCTTGGCACCGGTTTTGCATCCTTTGCCGCAGGTAACAAAGGCCAGCTGATTGTCCTCAAGTCGGGGCTGGTTCCGGCAACGGGCCAGATGCGAATCATTGATACCAACAAGCGCTAG
- a CDS encoding energy transducer TonB has protein sequence MNTTNLHTASLDEIIFEGRNKAYGAFVLRQLYNRHLARALAITVALALLLVSSTLVMQRLFPSVLPKAYVAPDKLTILSDITLPAEPKHIDTPKPPVTHQQPVVVTPRADVAPTVVKDELLTKPMPTTEPVVGNDNNPTDVKPGDGVVTTGPGLSVPGTDSGTTTAPPPAKPFVHVEVMPEFAGGINALRKYMQSNLRYPKQALANAVSGKVFVSFTVQADGSISDVQVLKGLGYGTDEEAARVVSSMPSWTPGRQNSRPVAVRYTLPITFQYQ, from the coding sequence ATGAACACCACCAACCTGCACACCGCCTCGCTCGATGAAATCATCTTCGAGGGCCGCAACAAAGCTTACGGCGCCTTCGTCCTGCGCCAGCTCTACAACCGCCACCTGGCCAGGGCCCTGGCCATTACGGTAGCCCTGGCCCTGCTTCTGGTCAGCAGTACGCTGGTTATGCAGCGGCTTTTTCCCTCGGTGCTGCCCAAGGCCTACGTAGCCCCGGATAAGCTCACTATCCTTTCCGACATTACCCTGCCAGCCGAGCCAAAGCACATCGACACACCAAAGCCGCCCGTGACTCACCAGCAGCCGGTGGTAGTCACGCCTCGCGCCGACGTAGCTCCGACGGTGGTAAAGGACGAACTGCTTACCAAGCCCATGCCGACGACAGAGCCAGTCGTAGGGAATGATAATAACCCAACTGACGTCAAGCCCGGTGACGGCGTCGTAACTACTGGGCCTGGTCTGAGCGTGCCCGGCACCGACTCGGGCACGACTACGGCTCCGCCGCCGGCCAAGCCGTTTGTGCACGTGGAAGTAATGCCGGAGTTTGCCGGGGGCATCAATGCCCTGCGCAAATACATGCAGAGCAACCTGCGCTACCCCAAGCAAGCCCTGGCCAATGCCGTATCGGGTAAGGTATTCGTTTCGTTCACGGTGCAGGCCGATGGCTCAATTTCCGACGTGCAGGTGCTCAAAGGCCTGGGCTACGGCACTGACGAGGAAGCAGCTCGCGTGGTAAGCTCCATGCCTTCCTGGACGCCAGGGCGGCAGAATAGCCGACCGGTAGCCGTGCGCTATACCCTGCCCATCACCTTTCAGTATCAGTAG
- a CDS encoding energy transducer TonB → MMDNTQLSQASFNDIVFEGRNKAYGAYVLRRLYNKHVTRALLIAVALLALMVSFPLIARMFAKDEVVKDDKMLKVNELMEAPPLDETKPPPPPPPPEAPPPPPPKLSTIKFTPPVVKKDEEIKKVEEVPDQEELEDKVVATETVKGNTDNPADLNGLGDEPTKVVEEVVENKVYTYVEQMPTPPGGMEGLLSYLGKTIKYPALALRNQVEGKVFISFVVGPTGGITDVKVTKGIGAGCDEEAVRVIKAMPAWTPGKQNGRPVSVSYTVPVTFAIK, encoded by the coding sequence ATGATGGATAACACGCAATTAAGCCAGGCGTCTTTCAACGACATCGTCTTTGAAGGTCGTAACAAGGCTTACGGAGCTTACGTGCTCCGGCGGTTGTACAACAAGCACGTTACCCGAGCTCTTCTCATCGCCGTTGCCCTCCTGGCCCTGATGGTAAGCTTCCCGCTCATCGCGCGGATGTTTGCCAAGGACGAGGTGGTAAAGGACGACAAGATGCTCAAGGTAAACGAGCTGATGGAGGCACCGCCGCTGGACGAAACCAAGCCCCCACCACCCCCACCGCCACCCGAGGCGCCGCCACCACCGCCACCAAAGCTTTCTACCATCAAGTTTACCCCGCCGGTCGTTAAGAAAGACGAGGAAATCAAGAAGGTAGAAGAGGTGCCGGACCAGGAAGAACTGGAGGACAAAGTAGTAGCTACCGAAACGGTAAAGGGTAACACCGACAACCCCGCTGACCTTAACGGTCTGGGGGATGAGCCGACGAAAGTAGTAGAAGAGGTAGTAGAGAATAAGGTCTACACGTACGTAGAACAGATGCCTACTCCTCCCGGCGGTATGGAAGGCTTGCTCTCTTATCTGGGCAAAACCATTAAATATCCCGCTTTGGCCCTGCGCAACCAGGTTGAAGGCAAAGTGTTCATTAGCTTCGTGGTAGGCCCGACGGGTGGTATCACGGATGTGAAAGTGACCAAAGGCATCGGTGCCGGCTGCGACGAAGAAGCAGTTCGCGTTATCAAGGCCATGCCCGCCTGGACGCCTGGTAAGCAGAACGGTCGTCCGGTAAGTGTTTCGTACACGGTTCCGGTAACCTTCGCTATCAAGTAA
- a CDS encoding ExbD/TolR family protein yields the protein MAEIQQQADSGKGGKKRAKKMSTKIDMTPMVDLAFLLLTFFMLTTTFSKPTVMQLTMPVKPKANEEQTEIKASDAFTVLLGENNKIYYYDGLLSSDVKPELQASSYDANGIRKTLLQRRQANPKVVVLIKAADKSNYKNMVDILDEMNITDQKKYALVDISKADEDLIKTSGL from the coding sequence ATGGCAGAAATACAACAACAAGCCGACTCCGGTAAAGGAGGTAAGAAGCGGGCCAAGAAAATGTCGACCAAAATCGACATGACGCCGATGGTGGACTTGGCCTTCCTGCTTCTGACCTTCTTCATGCTGACGACTACCTTCAGCAAGCCGACCGTGATGCAGCTCACCATGCCGGTGAAACCGAAGGCGAACGAAGAGCAGACCGAGATTAAGGCCTCTGACGCTTTCACAGTTTTGCTAGGCGAAAACAACAAGATCTATTATTACGATGGCTTGTTGTCGAGTGACGTAAAGCCGGAACTGCAGGCCTCGAGTTACGATGCTAATGGTATCCGGAAGACTTTGCTGCAGCGCCGTCAGGCTAACCCCAAAGTGGTGGTGCTGATCAAGGCTGCGGACAAGTCCAATTACAAGAACATGGTTGACATCCTCGACGAGATGAACATTACCGACCAGAAGAAATACGCTCTGGTTGACATCTCGAAGGCTGATGAGGACCTGATTAAAACTTCAGGGCTATGA
- a CDS encoding ExbD/TolR family protein yields MPKVKPHRTSPSLDMTPMVDLAFLLVTFFMLTTKFAPEEAVVVDTPSSTSEIRLPESHVITISVDKDKRVFFGMDDAKPKLDLLTRVGAKYGVSFTAAQAKTFSNLSSFGVPVQQLPDFLSRDNEQRKAIKQPGIPADSLNNQFIDWVVEAQAASRKEFGKPAFVAIKGDGNADVPTVKKVIKLLQDKNINRFNLITDLESKPVAGK; encoded by the coding sequence ATGCCAAAAGTAAAACCTCATAGAACGTCCCCCTCGTTGGATATGACTCCGATGGTGGACTTGGCATTCCTGCTGGTGACCTTCTTCATGCTCACCACCAAGTTTGCTCCCGAGGAAGCTGTAGTGGTGGATACGCCCTCATCCACTTCCGAAATTCGCCTGCCGGAAAGCCATGTTATCACCATCTCGGTGGACAAGGACAAGCGGGTATTTTTCGGGATGGACGACGCCAAACCCAAGCTGGACCTGTTGACCCGGGTAGGTGCTAAGTACGGAGTAAGCTTCACGGCTGCTCAGGCGAAGACCTTCTCCAACCTGTCGAGCTTTGGCGTACCGGTACAACAGCTTCCCGACTTCCTGAGCCGCGACAACGAGCAGCGCAAAGCCATCAAGCAGCCTGGCATCCCTGCCGACTCCTTGAACAACCAGTTTATCGACTGGGTGGTAGAAGCGCAGGCCGCCAGCCGCAAGGAGTTCGGTAAGCCCGCTTTCGTCGCTATCAAAGGCGACGGTAACGCGGACGTACCAACCGTGAAGAAAGTCATCAAACTGCTGCAGGATAAGAACATCAACCGTTTCAACCTGATTACTGACTTGGAGTCCAAGCCGGTAGCCGGGAAATAA
- a CDS encoding MotA/TolQ/ExbB proton channel family protein: protein MEQKNAMNKNVRPAAPAAPKGEAKGGSAFAAIVIPLALIVSIIIFKFVFGNPGNFQGGNPENNPLPGNYLGIIYKGGVIVPILLTLFLLVITFSIERFLTISKAKGTKSIEAFIRNVRQKLNVNDITGALAACDQQKGSVASVVKAGLGKYQEMARERGLDKDSKIAAIQKEIEESTALELPMLEKNLVILSTIASVATLIGLLGTVFGMINAFSALANAGAPDAVGLANGISEALINTALGILTSALAIIAYNFFTSKIDELTYSIDEAGFSIIQTFASQHGEKETYTA, encoded by the coding sequence ATGGAACAAAAGAATGCCATGAATAAAAACGTGCGGCCCGCCGCTCCCGCTGCTCCCAAGGGCGAAGCGAAAGGCGGTTCCGCGTTTGCCGCCATCGTGATTCCACTGGCGTTGATCGTATCGATTATCATCTTCAAATTCGTTTTTGGTAACCCCGGCAACTTCCAGGGCGGTAATCCTGAGAATAACCCCCTGCCCGGCAACTATCTCGGCATTATCTACAAGGGTGGTGTCATCGTACCGATCCTGCTGACGCTGTTCCTGCTGGTAATCACCTTCTCGATCGAGCGTTTCCTGACCATCAGCAAGGCTAAAGGCACCAAGAGCATCGAAGCCTTCATCCGCAACGTGCGTCAGAAGCTGAACGTAAACGACATCACCGGTGCTCTGGCCGCCTGCGACCAGCAGAAAGGCTCGGTAGCCAGCGTAGTGAAAGCCGGCCTGGGCAAATACCAGGAGATGGCCCGTGAGCGTGGCCTCGACAAAGACTCGAAAATTGCTGCCATTCAGAAGGAAATCGAAGAGTCGACGGCTCTGGAACTGCCCATGCTGGAAAAGAACCTCGTTATCCTCTCGACCATCGCTTCGGTAGCTACCCTGATCGGTCTGCTCGGTACGGTATTCGGTATGATCAACGCCTTCTCGGCTCTTGCTAACGCCGGTGCTCCTGACGCCGTAGGTCTGGCCAACGGTATTTCGGAAGCTCTGATCAACACGGCACTGGGTATCTTGACCTCGGCCCTGGCCATCATTGCCTACAACTTCTTCACCAGCAAGATTGACGAGCTGACCTACAGCATCGACGAAGCTGGTTTCAGCATTATCCAGACGTTTGCTTCGCAGCACGGCGAAAAAGAAACTTATACTGCTTAA
- the mazG gene encoding nucleoside triphosphate pyrophosphohydrolase, translating to METQPSMPNRRAEQLAAFGRLLDVLDRLRAECPWDKKQTMQSLRHLTIEETYELSDAILRDDLADVKKELGDVMLHLTFYAKIASETGHFDIADVLNAQCEKLIFRHPHIYGDTTVNDEEDVKRNWEQLKLKEKGNSSVLGGVPTSLPALVKAMRIQEKARGAGFDWEKPEQVWEKVQEELGEFGVEYAHTNPEQRNAERAAAEFGDLLFSLVNFARFAGINPEEALERTNRKFIQRFQYLETESARDGHRLADLNLAQMDTYWERAKKLNLNQQETDGQK from the coding sequence ATGGAAACACAACCCTCAATGCCCAACCGGCGCGCCGAACAGCTGGCCGCCTTCGGCCGTCTGCTCGACGTGCTGGACCGTCTGCGGGCCGAATGTCCGTGGGATAAGAAACAAACCATGCAGAGTTTACGTCATCTCACTATTGAGGAGACTTACGAACTCTCCGATGCCATCCTGCGCGACGACCTGGCGGATGTGAAGAAGGAACTCGGCGACGTGATGCTCCACCTCACGTTCTACGCCAAAATAGCCTCCGAGACGGGCCATTTTGATATTGCGGACGTCCTCAACGCCCAGTGTGAGAAACTCATCTTCCGTCACCCCCACATCTATGGCGACACCACCGTGAACGACGAGGAAGACGTGAAGCGCAACTGGGAACAGCTCAAATTGAAGGAAAAAGGCAACTCCTCGGTGCTCGGCGGCGTTCCTACCTCACTGCCGGCCCTGGTCAAGGCCATGCGGATTCAGGAAAAGGCCCGCGGCGCCGGCTTCGATTGGGAAAAACCCGAGCAAGTATGGGAGAAAGTGCAGGAAGAGTTAGGAGAATTCGGAGTTGAGTATGCCCACACTAACCCCGAGCAGCGCAATGCGGAGCGGGCCGCCGCCGAATTTGGCGACCTACTGTTTTCGCTCGTCAACTTTGCCCGATTCGCGGGCATCAACCCGGAAGAGGCCCTGGAGCGAACCAACCGGAAGTTCATTCAGCGCTTCCAATACCTGGAAACTGAGTCGGCCCGGGATGGGCACCGGCTGGCCGATTTGAACCTGGCCCAAATGGACACGTACTGGGAGCGAGCCAAAAAACTCAACTTAAATCAGCAAGAAACCGACGGGCAGAAATAG